From the genome of Populus alba chromosome 10, ASM523922v2, whole genome shotgun sequence, one region includes:
- the LOC118047987 gene encoding dihydrolipoyllysine-residue acetyltransferase component 4 of pyruvate dehydrogenase complex, chloroplastic, translated as MASSPFLSRIPINNKTISFSSSLSPSFPFSPSTLSHRKRNPNALRVQAKIREIFMPALSSTMTEGKIVSWIKSEGDVLSKGESVVVVESDKADMDVETFYDGILAAIVVPEGETAPVGAPIGLLAETEEEIAEAKAKAASKAGGSSSPATPVSSPDTSTPAPAIPQPPPAPAAPEGPRKTTATPFAKKLARQHKVDINKVVGTGPYGRITPADVEAAAGIAVSKPSVSPASPAAAAAPVMAAASSSAPPPLPGSNVVPFTSMQAAVSKNMVESLSVPTFRVGYPLTTDALDALYEKVKPKGVTMTALLAKAAAMALVQHPVVNASCKDGKSFTYNSKINIAVAVAINGGLITPVLQDADKLDLYLLSKKWKELVEKARAKQLQPQEYNSGTFTLSNLGMFGVDRFDAILPPGQGAIMAVGASKPTVVADKDGFFSVKSKMLVNVTADHRIVYGADLAAFLQTFAKIVENPESLTL; from the exons ATGGCTTCATCTCCCTTCCTCTCCAGAATCCCCATCAACAACAAAACCatttccttctcctcctccctcTCCCCTTCCTTCCCTTTCTCTCCCTCCACACTCTCCCACCGTAAAAGAAATCCAAATGCCTTGAGAGTCCAAGCCAAGATCCGCGAGATCTTCATGCCTGCTCTCAGCTCTACCATGACCGAGGGCAAGATCGTCTCCTGGATTAAATCCGAAGGAGATGTTCTCTCTAAAGGCGAAAGCGTTGTCGTGGTTGAATCCGATAAAGCCGACATGGATGTCGAGACCTTCTACGATGGCATTCTCGCCGCAATTGTAGTTCCCGAGGGTGAAACCGCTCCAGTTGGCGCTCCAATTGGACTTTTAGCAGAAACTGAAGAGGAAATTGCGGAAGCCAAGGCGAAAGCTGCCTCCAAAGCTGGTGGTTCGAGTTCACCTGCCACTCCCGTTTCTTCTCCTGATACTTCCACTCCCGCTCCTGCAATTCCGCAACCACCTCCTGCTCCGGCTGCACCTGAGGGACCGAGGAAAACGACTGCCACGCCATTTGCGAAGAAATTGGCTAGGCAGCATAAGGTGGATATTAATAAAGTGGTTGGAACGGGGCCGTATGGAAGGATAACTCCTGCTGACGTGGAGGCAGCTGCGGGAATTGCTGTTTCAAAGCCGAGTGTGAGTCCAGCTTCCCCTGCCGCCGCTGCTGCGCCAGTTATGGCTGCAGCGAGTTCCTCGGCTCCTCCTCCGCTACCGGGGTCTAATGTTGTGCCATTTACTTCAATGCAAGCGGCTGTTTCAAAGAATATGGTGGAGAGCCTTTCCGTTCCAACTTTTAGGGTTGGGTATCCCCTCACAACTGATGCTCTTGATGCGTTGTACGAGAAG GTTAAACCGAAGGGTGTGACAATGACTGCATTGTTGGCAAAAGCTGCGGCGATGGCACTTGTTCAGCACCCAGTTGTGAATGCAAGCTGTAAAGATGGGAAAAGCTTTACTTATAACAGTAAGATTAACATTGCAGTAGCTGTGGCAATCAATGGTGGGTTGATAACCCCTGTTCTGCAGGATGCAGATAAG TTGGATCTATacttattatctaaaaaatggAAAGAGTTGGTGGAGAAGGCCCGAGCAAAGCAGCTTCAGCCCCAGGAGTATAATTCAG GGACTTTCACTCTATCCAATTTGGGAATGTTTGGAGTGGACAGATTTGATGCCATTCTTCCTCCAGGCCAG GGGGCTATCATGGCTGTTGGAGCATCAAAACCAACCGTGGTGGCTGATAAAGATGGATTCTTCAGTGTTAAAAGTAAAATGCTG GTGAATGTGACAGCTGATCACCGAATCGTCTATGGTGCTGACTTGGCTGCCTTCCTCCAGACCTTTGCTAAGATTGTTGAGAACCCAGAAAGCCTGACATTATAA